Part of the Heptranchias perlo isolate sHepPer1 chromosome 20, sHepPer1.hap1, whole genome shotgun sequence genome is shown below.
ttggtggcattgtggacagtgaagaaggttatctaggattgcaacgggatcttgataaattgggccagtgggccgatgaatggcagatggagtttaatttagataaatgtgaggtgatgcattttggtagatcgaatcgggccaggacctactccgttaatggtagggcgttggggagagttatagaacaaagagatctaggagtacaggttcatagctccttgaaagtggagtcacaggtggatagggtggtgaagaaggcattcagcatgcttggtttcattggtcagaacattgaatgcaggagttgggatgtcttgttgaagttgtacaagacattagtaaggccacacttggaatactgtgtacagttctggtcaccctattatagaaaggatattattaaactagaaagagtgcagaaaagatttactaggatgctaccgggacttgatggtttgacttatagggagaggttagacagactgggacttttttccctggagagtaggaggttaaggggtgatcttatagaagtctataaaataatgagggtcatagataaggtcgatagtcaaaatcttttcccaaaggtaggggagtctataacgagggggcacagatttaaggtgagaggggagagatacaaaaggatccagaggggcaattttttcactcaaagggtggtgagtgtctggaacgagctgccagaggcagtagtagaggcgggtacaattttgtcttttaaaaagcatttggacagttacatgggtaagatgggtatagagggatatgggccaagtgcaggcaattgggactagcttagtggtataaactgggcgacatggacatgttgggccgaagggcctgtttccatgttgtaacttctatgattctataagagagCGAACGGGAGGGGCGGCGAGTGCAGGAGGGGCACGCCGGAGACAATGGGAGGCGAATACTCGTTTCCTGAGCTGATCCATGCAAATCAGTTCGACAAAATCCAAATCATTTCCGACAATCCACGAGCAACAGAATCAGTGCCAGAATCGTGAAAAGCAGAAATGAAACTGAAACTCGATCCTTCGTTTGGAACGGTGTCGTCCCTTCCAGTTTGCGATTTGCATCTTTCGGTTGCTGGCCATGAGAGATAATGTCACTCACTGAACCAGATTCGTACAGGCAAAAGAAAAAACCCgaatttatttacaattaaatacTATACAGAAGCAAAACTCTTGTTCCATATTATAGAGTATATTTTACACAAGCACAAACACATGTCGGCAGTCTGATCAGTCGGAGCCTTTCTCCATCAATAAGGAAGTCTCTTGCAGTTGGACTGCCTCTTGGCCGTATCCCTCGGGTATGGAGTTACGTGTGTTGTGGACGAGAGAGTACTCCATTAATGGACTCTCTCACGGACAAGCTTTTTCACCCTTGATGCTTTGAATTTGAAAATAGAAGAGCAGATGTTCCACAACTTCAGATAACCTGCAGGTGAAAGTCTAAATCCTGTAAGCTGACCGCTGCTCTCGACCAGTCGTGGCACAGTGGCAGACAGCCAGCTGGCCGAGCTCATTGAGCCCAAGTGAGGGCCTGGGATGGACACCCTTCCACTGGGTATCagagtggctcagtgggcagcactctcgcctctgagtcagaaggtcctgggttcaagtcctgctccagagacttgagcacaaaatccagcccgacaatcccagtgcagcactgagggaatgctgcactgtcggaggtgccgcctttcagatgggatgttaaaccgaagcctctTCCCGCTCagatggacgcaaaagatcccacggccgctattggaagaagagcaggggagttctccctggggtcttgagccaatatttatccccaaaaaacagatgatctggtcatttatctcattgcagtttgtgggatcttgctgtgtgcaaattggctgctgcgtttcctacattatattacaagagtgacgacacttcaaaaattacttagTTGACTGTGAAgctcttcaggatgtcccaagatgGTGAACGTGCTGCAGATTGCTATGCAAGTTTCTGTGACCACTTCTAGGAATTACTCCATAAATTGAAAAGGCATGGACCAGCGGGGGAATGGACcttcctcttgtccatccccaatttccatcccccaccattggcggccgtgctttcagctgcctgggccctgggctctggaactccctccccaaatctctccgcctctctctcctcttttcagacgctccttaaaacctaccactttgaccaagcttttggtcacctatcctaatatctcctcaagtggctcgctgtcaaattttgtttgataattgctcctgtgaagcaccatgggactttttacaacgttaaaggcgctatataaatgaaacaattgaatcgATCAGGACCCAGCGAGTGGCGGTGTTGTTTCAATCGCGGCCAGAGCCTGGAGACGTTGCCCGTGAGGAACTCTCGGAGAATGGATAGACCTCTTCACGCAGCTTGGTGATGAAGCAGGGCGTCTGTTTCTTCCCTCCGGTCTTCTCTCCTCTCGACTCAAATCGCCAGGCAACCAGGCAGTTGACTCGAGTCATGATCCTCAGAAGCTCCCAGTGTCTCTGCTCCCCGGAGAGCACCTCACACAAGCTCTGGAGGAAGACGGACCCACCAGGGCTCAGGAAGGCAGCGTGATCTGTAAATACAGCGATAATCACAGAGCGATCTGTAAATACGGCGATAATCACAGGGTGATCTGTAAATACGGCGATAATCACAGGGCGATCTGTAAATACGGAGATAATCGCAGAGCGATCTGTAAATGCGGCGATAATCGCAGAGCGATCTGTAAATGCGGCGATAATCGCAGAGCGATCTGTAAATACGGCGATAATCGCAGAGCGATCTGTAAATACGGCGATAATCACAGAGCGATCTGTAAATACGGCGATAATCACAGGGCGATCTGTAAATACGACGATAATCACAGGGCGATCTGTAAATACGGCGATAATCACAGGGCGATCTGTAAATACGGCGATAATCACAGGGCGATCTGTAAATACGGCGATAATCACAGGGCGATCTGTAAATACGGCGATAATCACAGGGCGATCTGTAAATACGGCGATAATCACAGGGCGATCTGTAAATACGGCGATAATCACAGGGCGATCTGTAAATACGGCGATAATCGCAGGGCGATCTGTAAATACGGCGATAATCGCAGAGCGATCTGTAAATACGGCGATAATCGCAGAGCGATCTGTCAATACGGCGATAATCGCAGAGCGATCTGTCAATACGGCGATAATCGCAGGGCGATCTGTAAATACGGCGATAATCACAGGGCGATCTGTAAATACGGCGATAATCACAGGGCGATCTGTAAATACGGCGATAATCACAGGGCGATCTGTAAATACGGCGATAATCACAGGGCGATCTGTAAATACGGCGATAATCACAGGGCGATCTGTAAATACGGCGATAATCACAGGGCGATCTGTAAATACGGCGATAATCACAGAGCGATCTGTAAATACGGCGATAATCACAGAGCGATCTGTAAATACGGCGATAATCGCAGAGCGATCTGTCAATACGGCGATAATCACAGGGCGATCTGTAAATACGGCGATAATCACAGGGCGATCTGTAAATACGGCGATAATCGCAGAGCGATCTGTAAATACGGCGATAATCACAGGGCGATCTGTAAATACGGCGATAATCACAGGGCGATCTGTAAATACGGCGATAATTGCAGTGTGATCACCCTGCAGGCACACAACAGTGAAACAAGAAGCAGCCACAGTAAAGTCAGCaaggggtgtgtgagtgtgagcaggaATGGGTATGTGTTTtcgagtgagtttgagagagtgagtgtgtgtgtgtgtgagagagagagagtgtgtcagtgtgcgtgtgagtgagtgtgaatatacatgatggagtgtgagtgtgtgagagagagattgtgagtgacagggagtgtgtgtgagggagtgagtttGAGTGACGGTgtatgtgagggagtgtgtgtgagtgtatgtgtgtgtgtctctatctctttctcctcccctctcccctctccctctgcctcaccCTGTGTATATCTCTTTTcagtctctctccgtgtctctctgttGAGTTCCCTGATCTTGTCCAGAGCTCGTGTGATACCTACCAGGGCTGGTGGAGAAATGGACAGCAGTATCCTCAGGCACCGCCTCGTAATGTGAGAAGGAATCCAGCGGAGAGTCGTCGCTGTCCGTTTCAGTCACCCCAACGGTTTCTAGATACACACCCTCATCCATCTCCAGCCCTCTGCAGGCCTGAGAGAGGCAATCAAAGCATATCAGTCAAAGATGAGCAGTACTCTGGGGGGGGAGCTGGGGTACGGGGGCAGAATGGGCACAGATTTAGGGGTACTGGGGCAGAACGAGCACAGATGTAGGGTTACTGGGGCAGAACGAGCACAGATATCGGGGTACTGGGGCAGAATGggcacagtggatgtccaaagggacttaggggttcaggtacatcgatcattgaagtgtcatgaacaggtgcagaaaataatcaagaaggcgaatggaatgctggcctttatatcgagaggactggagtacaagggggcagaagttatgctgcagctatacaaaaccctggttagaccgcacctggagtactgtgagcagttctgggcaccgcaccttcggaaggacatattggccttggagggagtgcagcgtaggtttactagaatgatacccggacttcaagggttaagttacgaggagagattacacaaattggggttgtattctctagagtttcgaaggttaaggggtgatctgatcgaagtttataagatattaaggggaacggatagggtggatagagagaaactatttccgctggttggggattctaggagtagggggcacagtctaaaaattagagccagacctttcaggagtgagattagaaaacatttctacacacaaagggtggtagaagtttggaactctcttccgcaaacggcaattgatactagctcaattgctaaatttaaatctgagatagatagctttttggcaaccaaaggtattaagggatatgggccaaaggcaggtatatggagttagatcacaaatcagccatgatcttatcaaatggcaaatgtaaggaatcttacaacaccaggttatagtccaacagttttatttgaaaatcacaagctttcggaggctttctccttcgtcaggtgagtgtgggattccatggaagggaccgcatttatagtcagagaacaatacctggtgattgcagataatctttccaactgctcgttgtcaaggcaatcaaaggagtcgaatagtgttcagacagagagacattacatacaggactactgaatagacaaacggtcagaacccaaagtcagagagagagagagagagaaacatccgaaaggaagagaaagagagagaatgatcagttgtattaaaaagcttgagaaactcggcatcaccaccagcatcgaccaagcctcccccggtaccacggttgcaaccacagggaagtctatcgtcaatttgtccaaccacacccttcaaccagacgaaatcgaagttctcagccgagggctcaatttctgccccaccaccaaaatggaccccattggtctcgcggcggacacagaggaattcatcaggagaatgaggctccgggaattctaccacaaaccccaagatttcagcagcgaacccaatgagacaatcaacgatccggaacagcagacagagggatccgcggtacagcaaccgaagaggaaagagtcaaactggactcatccggagggtcgctgccctcagcttgacatgtatgctcaagctgtcaggagatgcgtcaatgccagattcatcagccgcattcacaagacagtccagaatgtcacccgagcacaacgcaacgccatcaacgctctcaagaccaaccgcaacatcgtcatcaaaccagcggacaaaggaggagccatcgtcatacagaacagaacggactattgcaaagaagcataccgacaactggacaaccaggaacactacagacggttacccgcagacccgaccaaagaacacactcaccagctcaacaaactgatccagaccttcaaagcatcctacgcactctcatcccacgtactccccgcgtgggagacttctactgcctcccaaagatacacaaagccaacacacccggacgtcctatcgtatcaggcaatggaaccctgtgtgagaacctctctggatacatcgagggcatcctgaaacccatcgtacagggaacccccagcttctgtcgcgacactacagacttcctacaaaaactcagtacccacagaccagttgaaccaggaacacttctcaccacgatggacgtctcggcactctacaccagtatcccccacgatgacggcatcgctgcaacagcctcagtactcaacaccaacaacagccaatctccagacgccatcctacaactcatccgctttatcctggatcacaatgtcttcaccttcgataaccagttcttcacccaaacacatggaacagccatggggaccaaattcgcaccccaatacgccaacattttcatgcacaagtttgagcaggacttcttcactgcacaggacctccaaccaacactatacaccagatacatcgacgacattttctttctatggacccacagcgaagaatcactgaagagactacacgataacatcaacaagttccatcccaccatcaaactcaccatggactactcctcagaatcggtttatttcttggacacacgaatctccatcaaagatggacacctcagcacctcactctaccgcaagcccacggacaacctcacgatgctccacttttccagcttccaccctaaccacgtcaaagaggccatcccctatggacaggccctacgaatacacaggatctgctcagacgaggaggaacgcaatggacacctacagacgctgaaagatgccatagtaagaacgggatatgacgctcgactcgtcgatcgacagttccgacgggccacagcgaaaaatcgcatagaccacctcagaagacaaacacgggacgcaaccaacagagtacccttcgtcgtccagtacttccccggagcggagaaactacgccatgttctccgcagccttcaacatgtcatcgatgacgacgaacacctcgctatggccatccccacgcctccactactcgcctttaaacagccacccaacctcaaacagaccatcgttcgcagcaaattacctagccttcaggagaacagcgtccacgacaccacacaaccctgccacggcaacctctgcaagacatgccagatcatcgacacagataccaccatcacacgagaggacaccacccaccaggtacatggttcatactcctgtgactcggccaacgttgtttacctcatacgttgcaggaaaggatgccccagagcatggtacattggtgagaccatgcagacgctgcgacaacggatgaacggacaccgcgcaacaatcgtcagacaggagtgttccctcccagtcggggaacacttcagcagtcaaggacattcagccaccgatctttgggtaagcgttctccaaggcggccttcgagacacacgacaacgcaaaatcgtcgagcagaaattgatagccaagttccacacccatgaggacggcctcaaccgggatcttgggttcgtgtcacgctacacgtaaccccaccagcgaaaaaagagttatctgtttttaatacaaggggtcattctctctctttctcttcctttcggatgtttctctctctctc
Proteins encoded:
- the LOC137336108 gene encoding caspase-7-like, whose translation is MADTSACSIKPRVLIFTVQQFYPFSDLTNRPRAAKDTRRLHRVLSGLGFAVTFMDDYTAEEILQEYARESRRTHGSCFISIISSHGEEGVIYGADSRPVKLRDIYSMFTSQTCPTLAGKPKIFFIQACRGLEMDEGVYLETVGVTETDSDDSPLDSFSHYEAVPEDTAVHFSTSPDHAAFLSPGGSVFLQSLCEVLSGEQRHWELLRIMTRVNCLVAWRFESRGEKTGGKKQTPCFITKLREEVYPFSESSSRATSPGSGRD